CACGGTGCGCGGCCCGCTCCACGGCGTGCCGATCGTCGTCAAGGACAACTACGACACCGGCGACATGCCGACCTCGAACGGCTCGGTGGCGCTCGCGGACTTCCGGCCGGCGGACGACGCCACGCAGGTGGAGCGCCTGCGCGCCGCCGGCGCCATCGTCATCGCCAAGACCAACCTGCACGAGTACGCCGCCGGCATCACCTCGATCAGCTCGCTGGGCGGGCAGACGCGCAACCCCTACGACCAGACCCGCAACCCGGGCGGCAGCAGCGGCGGCACGGGCGCGAGTGTGGCGGCGAGCTTCGCGACGGCGGGTCTCGGCTCCGACACGTGCGGCTCGATCCGCATCCCCGCCGCGCAGAACAACCTCGTCGGGCTGCGGCCGACGACGGGGCTGCTGAGCAGGGACGGGATCGCGCCGATGTCCGACACGCAGGACGTCGGCGGGCCCATCGCCAAGACGGTGGAGGACGTGGCGATCTTCCTCGACGCCACGGTGGGCTACGACCCGAAGGACCCGGTGACGGCCCGCTCGGAGGGGCTGGTGCCGGCGTCCTACCGCGACGTCCTGGACGAGACCGCGCTCGAGGGGCGGACCATCGGGCTGCTCACCAACCCGGAGTACCTCGGTGTCACGCCCGCGGAGGCGCCGACGACGGCCCTGGTCCGCGCGGCGGTGGCGGACCTCGAGGCCCAGGGGGCGACCGTCGTCGAGATCGAGATGCCGCAGGAGTACGTCGAGGCCGTCGCCGGCTCGGGGGTGATCGGGGACGAGTTCAAGCGGGACCTCAACACCTACCTCGCGCAGGACGGCGCCCGGTGGCCGGTGGGCCTGGCGGCGCTCACCGCGCCGGCGGACCGCCTCACGCTCTCCGACATCGTCGCGAGCGGGGACGTCACGCCGTCGGTGCTCACGAGCCTGGCCCGGTGGGACGCGACCGCCGAGATGCCCACCCCGGAGTACCTCGAGCGGCTCGACCTGCAGCAGCAGGTCCGCGACATGCTCACCGAGACGCTGACCGACGGCGGCATCGACGCCCTCGCCTACCCGACGATCCGCGAGGTCGCCCGGCCGGTCGAGGAGTCCCAGCCCGGCACCAACTGCGCCGCCTCGGCGCAGTCGGGCTTCCCCTCCCTCACCCTCCCGGCGGGCTTCACGGACGCCGGACTGCCGGTCGGCCTGGAGCTCATGGGGCTGCCCTTCTCCGAGCCGGACCTCCTCGCGATGGGCTACGACTACGAGCAGGCCACCGGTCACCGGACCGCGCCGGCGAGCACGCCGGAGCTGGCGGCCGCCCAGCCCGAGCCGGTCGAGCCCGAGCCCAGCCCGGAGCCTGCCGAGCCGGCGCCCGCCGAGCCGGAGCCCGCCGAGCCGGAGCCGGCCCCGGCACCGGCCGACCCGGAGCCCGCCGGCTCCACCCCGCCCGTCGTCGTCTCCCCGCCCACGCCGGGCTCGGGCGAGCTGGCCCGGACCGGCGCCGGCGTCGGGGCGCTCGCCGGGCTCGCCGCGCTGCTCGCCGCCGCGGGTGCCGTCGCGCCGGTCCTGCGGCGCCGGCTGGGCGAGGGCGACTGAGCCGAGTGTGCTGACGGGGGCGGCGGTCAGCCGCCCCCGTCAGTGCCCCAGCCCGGTTCGACGTCGACGAGGAGTGCGCGGTGGTCGGAGATCCCCGTGGCGATCGCGCGCGCCCGCCCGACGGCGCGGAGCGGGCCCTCGGCGAGGATGTGGTCGATCTGGCGGTCCGGGTGGGTCACCGGGAAGGTGAGCGCGCCGGCGAGGGAGCGCCAGCCGGTCGCGACCGACGGGCGCGAGCCGGCCATGTTGAGGTCTCCCATGAGGACGGCCGGGCGGGGCAGCTCGGCGAGGGCGGCGACGACGCGCTCGAGCTGGATCGTCGTCCAGTCGGGGATGAAGGTGAGGTGGGTGGACACGGCCGTGAGAGGACCGTGCGGCGTCTCGACGACGGCGACGAGTGCGACGCGCGGCTCGTCATGGACGAGCGTGGGTTCCTCCTTGCCGGGGAAGACGATCGGCACCGGCCCCTGCCGCGCCTCCAGCGGGACGACCGACCACGAGCTCACGGGCCAGCGGGACAGGAGCGCGACGCCGTAGCTCGCGGTGCCCGGCTGGAGGTCGCCGGTGGCGGCGGACCACGCCGTCGGCAGACCGGCGAGGGTCGCGGCGAAGCGGTGCTCGACCGCACCCATCGCCTCCGCGGCGATGGCGGTGAGGTCGGCGCCGTGCGAGCGCGGCTGGTCCCGGTCGACCTCCTGGAGGGCGAGGACGTCGGCGTCGAGCGTGGTGACGGCGCGCGCGTAGCGGTCGAGGTCCACCGCGTCGTCGACGAGCGAGCGGCCGTGGAGGATGTTG
Above is a genomic segment from Georgenia wutianyii containing:
- a CDS encoding amidase, which encodes MRTSDTSRPARRRIVAATATASIACLGVSVPAASGVVVRPDPFPAVVELTVADAAALLEAGETSSVALVERYLARIAAYDDAYGDQPGLSSVITVNENALAEAAALDAERAAGTVRGPLHGVPIVVKDNYDTGDMPTSNGSVALADFRPADDATQVERLRAAGAIVIAKTNLHEYAAGITSISSLGGQTRNPYDQTRNPGGSSGGTGASVAASFATAGLGSDTCGSIRIPAAQNNLVGLRPTTGLLSRDGIAPMSDTQDVGGPIAKTVEDVAIFLDATVGYDPKDPVTARSEGLVPASYRDVLDETALEGRTIGLLTNPEYLGVTPAEAPTTALVRAAVADLEAQGATVVEIEMPQEYVEAVAGSGVIGDEFKRDLNTYLAQDGARWPVGLAALTAPADRLTLSDIVASGDVTPSVLTSLARWDATAEMPTPEYLERLDLQQQVRDMLTETLTDGGIDALAYPTIREVARPVEESQPGTNCAASAQSGFPSLTLPAGFTDAGLPVGLELMGLPFSEPDLLAMGYDYEQATGHRTAPASTPELAAAQPEPVEPEPSPEPAEPAPAEPEPAEPEPAPAPADPEPAGSTPPVVVSPPTPGSGELARTGAGVGALAGLAALLAAAGAVAPVLRRRLGEGD
- a CDS encoding endonuclease/exonuclease/phosphatase family protein, producing the protein MRLATFNILHGRSLVDDAVDLDRYARAVTTLDADVLALQEVDRDQPRSHGADLTAIAAEAMGAVEHRFAATLAGLPTAWSAATGDLQPGTASYGVALLSRWPVSSWSVVPLEARQGPVPIVFPGKEEPTLVHDEPRVALVAVVETPHGPLTAVSTHLTFIPDWTTIQLERVVAALAELPRPAVLMGDLNMAGSRPSVATGWRSLAGALTFPVTHPDRQIDHILAEGPLRAVGRARAIATGISDHRALLVDVEPGWGTDGGG